Proteins from a single region of Neodiprion virginianus isolate iyNeoVirg1 chromosome 4, iyNeoVirg1.1, whole genome shotgun sequence:
- the LOC124302291 gene encoding uncharacterized protein LOC124302291 isoform X1 has protein sequence MRNLGLYLSIFLLTWKIVTCEENEAEDPVSMTRHNEDKKDTYFVDPYSFDYDRANKKMASGQVVQFPRTEENFINDDQCQRDLKRCKDTLEKIEPDGLFAKRLINLLLSNAKFKENGELLSGSIFLSGTKEQIQKIREYGNGKITMRQVDAIFTDIIKSTSNVFTEVLSVIDQLLVTYRQHEKIFTTVFASSAILLFIKLTNWTTGKVIITFIAIGFLISYIMMWSQLLKEAEIKHFTAGRIHKQPPIQCEPEKMGTWHRIMGYFDGTDKCFEYYKAIDYDPYHEVTPVDVLVEFSDRLMLQPIARFGSGISLFIDNSTKHLGFGMRWTVTILLYAAIVIFIILLPFSIFGGAFRVWFGPFGMSLGKSITNQSHTQQIHMVEQREPVKVIKQINFDSGSQKPALSTSAHTVSSNELAKVEGKAGNEETTEKQSSFSTMCKACCSKDISSLNDSHVTEGEDLVNESTKSEVRKNEKGDGDC, from the exons ATGAGGAATCTCGGTCTATATCTCTCTATTTTTCTGCTAACGTGGAAAATCGTGACATGCGAAGAGAATGAAGCCGAAGACCCGGTGTCTATGACCAGGCACAACGAAGACAA aaaagaCACATATTTCGTGGATCCATACTCGTTTGATTACGATAGAGCAAACAAAAAGATGGCCAGCGGGCAAGTGGTTCAGTTTCCACG aactgaagaaaattttatcaacgaCGATCAATGTCAGCGAGACTTGAAACGGTGCAAAGATACCCTTGAGAAGATTGAACCTGATGGACTCTTTGCCAAGCGACTTATTAATCTGTTGCTTTCAAATGCTAAGTTTAAG GAAAATGGTGAGCTGCTGAGTGGCTCCATATTTCTATCTGGAAccaaagaacaaattcaaaaaatccgAGAATATGGCAATGGGAAAATTACAATGCGTCAAGTCGATGCTATCTTTACTGACATTATTAAGTCAACTAGTAATGTATTCACTGAGGTTCTTTCGGTAATTGACCAGTTACTTGTCACCTATCGTCAACAT GAAAAGATCTTTACAACAGTGTTTGCATCTTCAGCAATACTCCTATTCATCAAACTTACAAACTGGACTACTGGGAAAGTTATCATTACCTTTATTGCAATTGGCTTTCTGATCAGCTATATTATGATGTGGTCACAGCTTTTAAAG GAAGCTGAAATTAAACACTTCACAGCAGGAAGAATACATAAACAACCACCCATCCAGTGCGAGCCAGAAAAAATGGGTACTTGGCACAGAATCATGGGTTACTTCGATG GAACGGATAAATGCTTTGAGTATTACAAAGCTATCGATTACGATCCCTATCACGAAGTCACTCCAGTGGATGTACTCGTCGAGTTTTCAGATCGACTGATGTTACAACCAATTGCGCGATTTGGATCTGGAATCAGTCTTTTCATTGACAATTCCACCA AGCACTTGGGCTTTGGAATGAGATGGACCGTCACAATTCTCCTTTATGCTGCTATTGTTATATTTATCATCTTGCTGCCTTTTTCTATATTTGGCGGTGCTTTTCGTGTCTGGTTTGGTCCATTCGGGATGTCTTTAGGAAAATCAATCACAAATCAGAGTCACACACAACAAATACACATGGTAGAGCAGCGGGAACCTGTAAAAGTTATTAAGCAG ATCAACTTTGACAGTGGGTCACAAAAACCAGCCTTGAGTACATCTGCTCACACTGTAAGCAGTAATGAACTAGCAAAAGTTGAGGGCAAAGCCGGAAATGAGGAAACAACGGAGAAACAATCAAGTTTTAGTACTATGTGCAAAGCATGTTGTAGCAAAGATATATCCAGTTTGAATGACTCACATGTGACAGAGGGTGAAGATCTGGTGAATGAATCGACGAAAAGTGAAGttcgaaaaaatgagaaaggaGACGGCGACTGTTGA
- the LOC124302291 gene encoding uncharacterized protein LOC124302291 isoform X2, with amino-acid sequence MQKKDTYFVDPYSFDYDRANKKMASGQVVQFPRTEENFINDDQCQRDLKRCKDTLEKIEPDGLFAKRLINLLLSNAKFKENGELLSGSIFLSGTKEQIQKIREYGNGKITMRQVDAIFTDIIKSTSNVFTEVLSVIDQLLVTYRQHEKIFTTVFASSAILLFIKLTNWTTGKVIITFIAIGFLISYIMMWSQLLKEAEIKHFTAGRIHKQPPIQCEPEKMGTWHRIMGYFDGTDKCFEYYKAIDYDPYHEVTPVDVLVEFSDRLMLQPIARFGSGISLFIDNSTKHLGFGMRWTVTILLYAAIVIFIILLPFSIFGGAFRVWFGPFGMSLGKSITNQSHTQQIHMVEQREPVKVIKQINFDSGSQKPALSTSAHTVSSNELAKVEGKAGNEETTEKQSSFSTMCKACCSKDISSLNDSHVTEGEDLVNESTKSEVRKNEKGDGDC; translated from the exons ATGCAAAA aaaagaCACATATTTCGTGGATCCATACTCGTTTGATTACGATAGAGCAAACAAAAAGATGGCCAGCGGGCAAGTGGTTCAGTTTCCACG aactgaagaaaattttatcaacgaCGATCAATGTCAGCGAGACTTGAAACGGTGCAAAGATACCCTTGAGAAGATTGAACCTGATGGACTCTTTGCCAAGCGACTTATTAATCTGTTGCTTTCAAATGCTAAGTTTAAG GAAAATGGTGAGCTGCTGAGTGGCTCCATATTTCTATCTGGAAccaaagaacaaattcaaaaaatccgAGAATATGGCAATGGGAAAATTACAATGCGTCAAGTCGATGCTATCTTTACTGACATTATTAAGTCAACTAGTAATGTATTCACTGAGGTTCTTTCGGTAATTGACCAGTTACTTGTCACCTATCGTCAACAT GAAAAGATCTTTACAACAGTGTTTGCATCTTCAGCAATACTCCTATTCATCAAACTTACAAACTGGACTACTGGGAAAGTTATCATTACCTTTATTGCAATTGGCTTTCTGATCAGCTATATTATGATGTGGTCACAGCTTTTAAAG GAAGCTGAAATTAAACACTTCACAGCAGGAAGAATACATAAACAACCACCCATCCAGTGCGAGCCAGAAAAAATGGGTACTTGGCACAGAATCATGGGTTACTTCGATG GAACGGATAAATGCTTTGAGTATTACAAAGCTATCGATTACGATCCCTATCACGAAGTCACTCCAGTGGATGTACTCGTCGAGTTTTCAGATCGACTGATGTTACAACCAATTGCGCGATTTGGATCTGGAATCAGTCTTTTCATTGACAATTCCACCA AGCACTTGGGCTTTGGAATGAGATGGACCGTCACAATTCTCCTTTATGCTGCTATTGTTATATTTATCATCTTGCTGCCTTTTTCTATATTTGGCGGTGCTTTTCGTGTCTGGTTTGGTCCATTCGGGATGTCTTTAGGAAAATCAATCACAAATCAGAGTCACACACAACAAATACACATGGTAGAGCAGCGGGAACCTGTAAAAGTTATTAAGCAG ATCAACTTTGACAGTGGGTCACAAAAACCAGCCTTGAGTACATCTGCTCACACTGTAAGCAGTAATGAACTAGCAAAAGTTGAGGGCAAAGCCGGAAATGAGGAAACAACGGAGAAACAATCAAGTTTTAGTACTATGTGCAAAGCATGTTGTAGCAAAGATATATCCAGTTTGAATGACTCACATGTGACAGAGGGTGAAGATCTGGTGAATGAATCGACGAAAAGTGAAGttcgaaaaaatgagaaaggaGACGGCGACTGTTGA